The Bacillus cereus group sp. RP43 genome window below encodes:
- a CDS encoding tyrosine-type recombinase/integrase has protein sequence MNIINYEHNNQLVKSKSDFFDSSHFEKIMGMGIRNIDYSKLSEESLVYLFLHDEPSLTKKRSERTKKIYLHDLSHFLRYIKEKIGTIQDLSHNEMEIYFYELSKKYAATTLRRKKTVVQQFLKYIYDNNGLSDNFSSRLKKVSLKKEELVNRDLFPEEVNEILDTLKKTNFFMYSLFFLLTTTGLRIEEVANAKWADLAFHPSLNVYLLRVIGKGNKTREVRIFEDVLDDICHLRQLRKQTSELDASSTFAFLPKADGSYYRADYLSKYVAEKIEETNLPFLRYRKDRITPHTCRHFFANHLMGKGVELKKIRDYLGHESIMTTERYLRERTRRQNLATIDIGNSLF, from the coding sequence TTGAATATCATAAATTACGAACATAACAATCAACTTGTAAAATCCAAATCAGATTTTTTTGATAGCAGTCATTTTGAAAAAATTATGGGTATGGGTATTCGAAATATTGATTATTCTAAATTAAGTGAAGAATCATTAGTTTACTTATTTTTACATGATGAGCCTTCTTTAACAAAAAAACGAAGTGAACGTACAAAAAAGATATATCTGCATGATCTGTCTCATTTTCTTCGGTACATAAAAGAAAAAATAGGAACCATTCAGGATTTATCTCATAATGAGATGGAAATCTATTTCTATGAACTAAGTAAGAAGTATGCTGCTACTACATTACGCCGAAAGAAAACAGTAGTTCAGCAGTTTTTAAAATATATTTATGATAACAATGGACTCTCAGACAACTTTAGTAGTCGCCTTAAAAAAGTATCTCTAAAAAAAGAAGAGCTGGTCAACCGCGACCTATTTCCCGAAGAAGTGAATGAAATCTTAGATACATTGAAAAAAACAAATTTCTTTATGTATTCCTTGTTTTTCCTCCTTACCACTACCGGTCTCCGGATTGAGGAAGTTGCAAACGCAAAATGGGCTGATCTTGCATTCCATCCTTCTTTAAATGTCTATCTCTTACGTGTAATTGGAAAAGGAAATAAAACTAGAGAAGTTCGTATCTTTGAAGATGTACTCGACGATATCTGTCACCTGCGTCAATTACGTAAACAAACAAGTGAATTGGACGCCTCTAGTACATTTGCTTTTCTACCTAAAGCCGATGGCTCTTACTATAGGGCTGACTACTTATCAAAATATGTAGCAGAAAAAATTGAAGAAACAAACTTACCATTTCTACGTTATCGAAAAGATAGAATTACTCCCCATACCTGCAGGCACTTCTTTGCAAATCATTTGATGGGAAAAGGTGTCGAGCTTAAGAAAATACGTGACTATTTAGGACATGAATCTATTATGACGACAGAACGTTATTTAAGGGAACGTACAAGACGTCAAAACTTGGCCACAATAGATATAGGAAATTCATTATTTTAG
- a CDS encoding transposase: MTNLRRKILYEIYNLEVTHCSICPLNNLSVNCADEQEQAKQRNYKHCKGCPIFDSIREKGEQLNSLSKKSTFNKVRERYMENPFKYLQYKEYSITDVVNETGLTKYQLRKFKQQLE, encoded by the coding sequence TTGACTAATCTACGTCGGAAAATTTTATATGAAATCTATAATTTAGAAGTTACCCATTGTTCAATTTGCCCTCTGAACAACCTATCAGTGAATTGTGCAGATGAGCAAGAACAGGCAAAACAGAGAAACTACAAACATTGTAAAGGTTGTCCCATTTTCGATTCCATCAGAGAGAAAGGAGAGCAATTGAATTCTTTATCGAAAAAGAGTACATTTAATAAGGTAAGAGAACGTTATATGGAAAATCCATTTAAGTATCTGCAGTATAAGGAGTACTCAATCACAGATGTAGTAAATGAAACAGGCTTAACAAAGTATCAACTAAGAAAATTTAAACAACAGCTAGAATGA
- a CDS encoding helix-turn-helix domain-containing protein, with amino-acid sequence MDYLSLEEVCDRVGLTKNQLGYLIKYKHIEPINLDTWKADGGYRFEQEDVKKLEELYKDSLTLKEAAEFLNKSKTYVHNAAKDGILPFKEIAKGKSTERLYLKNDLEIFKERIENRSKEESKEKKQHLSLYLDEKVLKAIKKKAEKKGYNGYKKFAEDILYEEVKEEIE; translated from the coding sequence ATGGACTATTTATCTTTAGAAGAGGTATGCGATAGGGTAGGTTTAACAAAAAATCAATTAGGCTATTTAATTAAGTATAAACACATCGAACCTATCAATCTGGATACCTGGAAAGCAGATGGCGGATATCGTTTTGAGCAAGAAGATGTAAAAAAGTTAGAGGAATTATACAAAGACTCTTTAACATTAAAAGAAGCAGCAGAATTTCTAAATAAATCAAAGACTTACGTTCATAATGCGGCTAAAGATGGGATATTGCCCTTTAAAGAGATTGCTAAAGGGAAATCTACTGAGCGATTGTACTTAAAAAACGATTTGGAAATTTTCAAAGAAAGAATTGAAAATAGATCAAAAGAGGAGTCAAAAGAAAAAAAGCAGCATTTAAGTCTATACCTTGATGAAAAGGTATTAAAAGCAATAAAGAAAAAGGCTGAAAAGAAAGGGTATAACGGCTACAAGAAGTTTGCTGAAGACATTTTATATGAAGAAGTAAAAGAGGAAATAGAATAA